A stretch of the Coturnix japonica isolate 7356 chromosome 27, Coturnix japonica 2.1, whole genome shotgun sequence genome encodes the following:
- the GPR179 gene encoding probable G-protein coupled receptor 179, giving the protein MTPPGGAPTSLLLLLLLLLLLLSLRAGAPPPPDDPTTDPEGSAALSFLRTGDVRSLALTNCSRSAALRPPAPDPPQTLRAALRAAPEALTQAANFLNMLLQGNDLRESSVAEDVEWYQALTRSLAGGHPWARRSLLALDAHPAAPSPRLVLQATAADGEIHLRDVSAPGNRSSDGEWVAELRERRGPPLRKRVLSNDLRSMETPKWLRGDGYVAGPGHVRWSQPFLECRDGKFVPVWAVALSAAFYGLKPDLSPEFKNGETPQCSPPSSIPQCIPQQNRGFVLGQYACRCKPGFYGLSSEPVPADGASRLSCRRCREGCTSCRDDAPCEVQEDRSLRAAVLCCQACCMLAVFLCMLLAYHCRRSKRIRASGVVLLEIILFGSLLLYFPVFILYFKPSTFRCIALRWVRVLGFAIVYGTITLKLYRVLRAFLARSAQRVPYMASGRVLRALGLLLLPPLWFLASWTVATLENVGRNVPLVIRAQTALGLHFSICSHDRWDYMMVVAELLLLLWGSALCWAARAVPSAFHEPRYMGIALHNELLLSAAFHAVRFIAVPSLHPDWTLLLCFAHTHGTVTVTLGLLFVPKFLHSGSPLREEIAAEVYEDEVDARRSGLNSSIASAWSERSFDPDDIREELKQLYAQLEMLRTRRMAARNPHLPTPPPTRSTGSSSSKRQHDGTGGWGLDGGGPFRSRSSEHPALDAVAGGCGEPSDNESLCAAPLLPRSVSAQQLGGHGQPPRLREVLLQKSLSAGAGAVSPNWGPPQQGGASRSTAPTPAAATPTAPLPDGGPRRDASPPADNKGTKRVTYAPVKSISADGPHPAGRVRVVVKRTPPPPPVRYQSLPHRRGDNAEPPGPPSGGAAEPASPRSGLRSAPPTPGEVCPWEMLKQKQNGGEPSPSDPPGDTAGAPPSLKPPPQRAFRSLGFAIRAISRSRVKRSLKGSREGSARKRGSEREGSSEGGQPDLVGTPPQPPVGSSPDPSLQDGGADPSQFITTETTVMGDSEGTAEEQQDGTAGGGAMSPSVAMQPYGTDSLYAAQNMGGTGLRAEVCPWEALSAPVGSVSQQEGVGGVPSMRGSTMKVLGKGSSQPAACRGETEGLPIRSRSVEWGRVGAEGLREICPWEGQGGSGQKKAEICPWEEQGGSGVSKAEICLWEGQDGSVGSKAEICPWEEQGGPRNSKAEICPWEGQEGSGGSKAEICPWESQGASGGSKAEICPWEAATPIMEQPRMKLSSGGAVKRITRQAALVSPARSIESPGVSRSAESPKVEICPWETMGGSGGREEICPWEGAAPPFDKEEPREARDGTLGTRRSAAAHRDLQKERGENTSVKQRDSREREAVCPWESMGAEEPALSTAMGKEGSRKLESAESRAAICPWEAAEPGAGWESCSPTEQPRGAAPIGVREHRVLCRALPAAPGQAHTAQQHSGASTAEVCPWEAEEGLETPISPKGASAVCPWDSPGEGQDTGGSSAEVCPWDHE; this is encoded by the exons ATGACCCCCCCGGGGGGGGCTCCgacctccctcctcctcctcctcctcctcctcctgctgcttctaTCGCTTCGGGCTGGGGCTCCTCCGCCCCCCGACGACCCCACGACGGACCCGGAGGGTTCGGCTGCTCTTTCCTTCCTACGGACGGGCGATGTGCGGAGTTTGGCTCTCACCAACTGCAGCCGCAGCGCCGCCCTGAGACCCCCGGCTCCAGACCCCCCCCAAACGCTACGAGCCGCTTTAAGGGCCGCCCCCGAAGCTCTGACCCAGGCCGCCAACTTCCTCAACATGTTGCTGCAGGGAAACGATCTCCGCGAGTCCAGCGTGGCCGAGGACGTGGAGTGGTACCAGGCGTTGACCCGCAGCTTGGCCGGGGGGCACCCGTGGGCTCGCCGCTCCCTGCTGGCTCTGGAcgcccaccctgcagccccctccccacgGCTGGTGCTTCAAGCTACGGCAGCCGACGGGGAGATTCACCTGCGGGACGTGTCCGCTCCGGGGAACCGCAGCTCGGATGGTGAATGGGTGGCGGAGCTGCGGGAACGACGGGGTCCTCCGCTTCGTAAACGGGTGTTGAGCAACGACCTGAGATCCATGGAGACCCCCAAGTGGTTGCGGGGTGATGGGTACGTGGCGGGGCCGGGCCATGTGCGGTGGTCGCAGCCGTTCCTGGAGTGCCGTGATGGGAAGTTCGTGCCCGTTTGGGCCGTCGCTCTGTCCGCTGCTTTCTATGGGCTGAAGCCCGACCTCAGCCCTGAGTTCAAG AACGGGGAGACCCCACAGTGCAGCCCCCCATCATCCATCCCGCAGTGCATCCCGCAGCAGAACCGCGGCTTCGTGCTGGGGCAATACGCGTGTCGCTGCAAACCGGGCTTCTACGGGCTGAGCTCCGAGCCAG TACCGGCTGATGGTGCCTCTCGCTTGTCGTGCCGCCGGTGCCGGGAGGGCTGTACGAGCTGCCGGGACGATGCTCCGTGCGAGGTGCAGGAGGATCGTTCCCTTCGTGCtgccgtgctgtgctgccaggcgTGCTGCATGCTGGCCGTGTTCCTCTGCATGCTGCTCGCTTATCACTGCCGGCGGAGCAAG AGGATCCGGGCGTCGGgtgttgtgctgctggagaTCATCCTCTTCGGGTCTCTGCTGCTTTACTTCCCT GTCTTCATCCTCTACTTCAAACCCAGCACCTTCCGCTGCATCGCGCTGCGCTGGGTTCGTGTGTTGGGCTTCGCCATCGTGTACGGCACCATCACCCTAAAGCTGTACAG GGTGCTGAGGGCGTTCCTGGCCCGTTCAGCGCAGCGTGTGCCCTATATGGCCAGCGGGCGTGTGCTGCgggctctggggctgctgctgctccccccGTTGTGGTTCCTGGCTTCGTGGACCGTGGCAACGTTAGAGAACGTGGGTCGGAACGTCCCGCTGGTGATCCGAGCACAgacagccctggggctgcactTCTCCATCTGCAGCCACGACCGCTGGGATTACATGATGGTGGTCG ccgagctgctgctcctgctgtggggcagcgCGTTGTGTTGGGCTGCACGGGCTGTGCCCTCTGCCTTCCACGAGCCGCGTTATATGGGCATCGCGCTGCACAATGAGCTGCTCCTCTCGGCCGCTTTCCACGCCGTCAG GTTCATTGCGGTGCCATCGCTGCACCCCGACTGGacgctgctgctctgctttgcccaCACCCACggcactgtcactgtcaccctGGGGCTGCTCTTTGTCCCCAAG TTCCTACACTCCGGATCGCCGCTGCGGGAGGAGATCGCGGCGGAGGTGTACGAGGATGAGGTGGACGCGAGACGCTCCGGGTTGAACAGCAGCATCGCGTCCGCGTGGAGCGAGCGAAGCTTCGATCCCGATGACATCCGG gAGGAGCTGAAGCAGCTGTACGCGCAGCTGGAGATGCTGCGGACACGGCGGATGGCGGCCCGTAACCCGCACCTCCCCACGCCGCCCCCGACCCGCAGCACCGGCAGCTCATCGTCCAAACGGCAGCACGACGGTACCGGAGGGTGGGGGCTGGATGGGGGCGGCCCGTTCCGATCCCGCAGCTCCGAACATCCCGCACTGGACGCTGTTGCGGGGGGTTGCGGGGAGCCGTCTGACAACGAATCGCTTTGTGCCGCTCCGCTGCTGCCCAGGTCGGTGAGCGCTCAGCAGCTCGGGGGGCACGGGCAGCCCCCCCGGCTCCGGGAGGTGCTTCTGCAGAAGTCACTGAGCGCCGGTGCTGGAGCCGTCAGCCCCAACTGGGGACCCCCACAACAAGGAGGGGCGTCCCGCAGCACCGCCCCAACCCCGGCCGCCGCCACCCCCACCGCCCCGCTACCGGACGGGGGTCCCCGTCGTGATGCGTCCCCCCCGGCTGACAACAAGGGGACGAAACGCGTCACTTACGCACCCGTTAAAAGCATCAGCGCTGACGGCCCCCACCCCGCGGGGCGGGTGCGTGTGGTGGTGAAAAggacccccccgcccccccccgtCCGCTATCAGAGCCTCCCGCATCGCCGCGGGGACAACGCGGAGCCTCCAGGGCCGCCCTCGGGGGGGGCAGCGGAACCAGCGTCCCCCAGGTCGGGGCTGCGCTCCgctccccccacccccggcGAGGTGTGTCCGTGGGAgatgctgaagcagaagcagaacgGCGGCGAACCTTCGCCTTCAGACCCCCCCGGCGACACGGCGGGGGCCCCCCCGAGCCTCAAGCCGCCCCCACAAAGAGCGTTCAGGAGTTTGGGGTTCGCCATCAGAGCCATCAGCAGATCCAGAGTGAAACGCAGCCTgaaagggagcagggagggcagcGCTCGGAAACGGGGCAGTGAGAGGGAGGGGAGCAGCGAGGGGGGGCAGCCCGACCTGGTAGGGacccccccgcagcccccagtAGGGAGCAGCCCGGATCCCAGCCTGCAGGATGGGGGTGCAGACCCCTCTCAGTTCATCACCACCGAGACCACAGTGATGGGGGACAGTGAGGGGACAGCAGAGGAACAGCAGGATGGcactgctggggggggggcgaTGTCACCCTCAGTGGCCATGCAGCCCTATGGCACTGACTCCCTTTATGCAGCACAGAACATGGGGGGCACGGGGCTGAGGGCTGAGGTCTGTCCCTGGGAAGCACTGAGTGCCCCAGTGGGGTCTGTGTCACAGCAGGAGGGGGTCGGGGGGGTCCCATCGATGCGGGGCAGCACCATGAaggtgctggggaagggcagcagcCAACCTGCTGCTTGTAGGGGGGAGACTGAGGGGCTGCCCATCAGGAGCAGGAGTGTGGAGTGGGGCCGGGTGGGGGCTGAGGGTCTAAGGGAGATCTGCCCCTGGGAGGGACAGGGGGGGTCAGGGCAGAAAAAGGCAGAGATCTGCCCTTGGGAGGAACAGGGGGGGTCAGGAGTCAGCAAAGCAGAGATCTGCCTTTGGGAGGGTCAAGATGGGTCGGTGGGGAGCAAAGCAGAGATCTGCCCTTGGGAGGAACAGGGGGGGCCAaggaacagcaaagcagagatcTGCCCTtgggaaggacaggaaggatCAGGGGGGAGCAAAGCGGAGATCTGCCCCTGGGAGAGTCAGGGGGCATCAGGGGGGAGCAAAGCGGAGATCTGCCCCTGGGAGGCGGCCACCCCCATTATGGAGCAGCCGAGGATGAAGCTGAGCTCAGGGGGGGCTGTGAAGCGCATCACACGTCAGGCAGCTCTTGTCAGCCCTGCAAGGTCCATAGAGAGCCCAGGGGTGTCCCGCAGTGCTGAGAGCCCAAAGGTGGAGATCTGCCCTTGGGAGACCATGGGGGGCTCAGGGGGTAGAGAGGAAATCTGTCCCTGGGAAGGGGCTGCTCCTCCATTTGATAAAGAGGAGCCAAGAGAGGCTCGGGATGGCACATTGGGAACAAGGAGAAGCGCTGCTGCACATCGGGATCTGCAGaaagagaggggagaaaacaCGTCGGTAAAGCAGAGGGACAGCAGAGAGCGTGAGGCTGTGTGCCCATGGGAGAGCATGGGGGCAGAGGAGCCAGCCCTGAGCACGGCAATGGGGAAGGAAGGATCTAGAAAGCTTGAGAGcgcagagagcagagctgccatctgcccatgggaagcagcagagcctggggctgggtgggagagctgcagccctaCAGAACAGCCCAGGGGAGCAGCCCCTATTGGGGTCAGGGAGCACCGGGTGCTGTGCAGAGCCCTACCTGCAGCACCAGGccaagcacacacagcacagcagcacagcggGGCCAGCACGGCTGAGGTCTGTCCATGGGAAGCAGAGGAGGGTCTAGAAACCCCCATCAGCCCAAAGGGAGCGTCTGCTGTGTGCCCATGGGACAGCCCTGGGGAGGGACAGGACACAGGGGGGTCCAGTGCTGAGGTCTGTCCATGGGACCATGAGTAG
- the SOCS7 gene encoding suppressor of cytokine signaling 7 isoform X1 — translation MQRDGEAAAAASYRVLSRLLGYGAGQETGAAGGPGNGAVVVGLQGPGGVRLPVPAPGGAARPPPQLMVFRNTAENRTGNEEEETTGGGEGPEGGTELLCPRHRCVLEPKGATGAGYGPPGGLELQLAALGLRAPGAKGPAACPCVGPPAAEETSDALLVLEALEPDETESCSEDEPGSPAHNESLEPPRGATARRAAMPGPGAAGGRKGSLRVRLSRLFRTKSCSGGSVPGDGNGGNRRGTELTGSAQSLSDGGGARGRGQEEGRKHRLTRTQSAFSPVVFSPLFTGETVSLVDVDISQRGLSSPHPPTPPPPPRRSLSLLDDISGTLPTSVLVGPMGSSLQSFPLPPPPPPHAPDAFPRIVPLRPTEPAPTQPTPHLQCPLYRPDSSSFAASLRELEKCGWYWGPMNWEDAEMKLKGKPDGSFLVRDSSDPRYILSLSFRSQGITHHTRMEHYRGTFSLWCHPKFEDRCQSVVEFIKRAIMHSKNGKFLYFLRSRVPGLPPTPVQLLYPVSRFSNVKSLQHLCRFRIRQLVRIDHIPELPLPKPLISYIRKFYYYDPQEEVYLSLKEAQLISRQKQDAESST, via the exons ATGCAACGAGACGGGGAGGCGGCGGCTGCGGCCTCTTACCGGGTGCTCAGCCGCCTGCTCGGTTATGGGGCCGGGCAGGAAACGGGAGCGGCGGGCGGCCCCGGTAACGGAGCGGTGGTTGTAGGGTTACAAGGCCCCGGTGGAGTGAGGCTGCCGGTACCCGCACCGGGAGGGGCCGCTCGGCCGCCGCCGCAGCTGATGGTGTTCAGGAATACGGCTGAGAACCGGACCGGGAACGAGGAGGAGGAGACAACGGGCGGCGGGGAGGGACCGGAGGGTGGAACCGAGCTGCTGTGCCCGCGGCATCGTTGTGTGTTAGAGCCTAAAGGGGCAACCGGAGCCGGTTATGGGCCGCCCggggggctggagctgcagctggccGCCCTCGGGTTGAGGGCACCGGGAGCGAAAGGCCCCGCTGCGTGTCCGTGTGTCGGTCCGCCCGCTGCTGAAGAGACGAGCGACGCGCTGCTGGTGCTCGAAGCGTTGGAGCCCGATGAAACCGAGAGCTGCTCCGAGGATGAACCGGGCAGCCCCGCTCATAACGAATCGTTGGAGCCGCCCCGAGGAGccacagcaaggagagcagcGATGCCCGGCCCCGGTGCTGcgggaggaaggaagggatcGCTGAGGGTTCGGCTCAGCCGCTTGTTCCGCACCAAGAGCTGCAGCGGAGGGTCGGTACCGGGGGATGGGAACGGAGGGAACCGGCGGGGAACGGAGCTGACGGGCTCGGCTCAAAGCCTGAGCGACGGCGGAGGGGCCCGGGGCCGcgggcaggaggagggaag GAAACACAGACTGACAAGAACTCAAAGTGCCTTTTCCCCGGTTGTTTTCAGCCCCCTCTTCACAG GTGAAACAGTGTCTCTGGTGGACGTGGACATCTCTCAACGAGGACTCAGCTCCCCTCACCCTccgactccaccacctcctccacGCCGAAGCCTCAGCCTGCTGG ATGATATCAGTGGGACGCTGCCTACATCTGTCCTAGTGGGTCCGATGGGGTCTTCCCTGCAGTCTTTCCCTCTGCCTCCGCCTCCTCCGCCCCACGCCCCAG ATGCCTTCCCACGGATCGTTCCCCTCCGACCAACAGAACCAGCACCcacccagcccaccccacacCTCCAGTGCCCGCTGTACCGCCCGGACTCGAGCAGCTTTGCAGCCAGCTTACGAGAGCTGGAGAAG TGCGGGTGGTATTGGGGACCAATGAACTGGGAGGACGCAGAGATGAAATTGAAGGGGAAACCAGATGGATCCTTCCTGGTACGGGACAGTTCTGACCCCCGTTACATCCTGAGCCTCAGCTTCCGATCGCAGGGCATCACCCACCACACCAGGATGGAGCACTACAGAG GGACCTTCAGCCTGTGGTGCCATCCCAAGTTTGAAGATCGCTGCCAATCCGTGGTGGAGTTCATCAAGAGAGCCATCATGCACTCCAAAAATGGGAAGTTTCTCTATTTCCTCCGATCCAGGGTTCCAG GTCTCCCTCCGACACCCGTCCAGCTCCTGTATCCCGTCTCCAGGTTCAGCAATGTTAAATCTCTCCAGCACCTTTGTCGCTTTCGGATCAGGCAGTTGGTCCGGATCGACCACATCCCTGAGCTGCCGCTGCCCAA GCCCCTCATCTCCTATATACGCAAGTTCTACTACTACGACCCTCAGGAGGAGGTGTACCTGTCATTAAAGGAGGCTCAGCTCATCTCCAGACAGAAACAAGATGCTGAATCCTCCACGTAG
- the SOCS7 gene encoding suppressor of cytokine signaling 7 isoform X2, with product MQRDGEAAAAASYRVLSRLLGYGAGQETGAAGGPGNGAVVVGLQGPGGVRLPVPAPGGAARPPPQLMVFRNTAENRTGNEEEETTGGGEGPEGGTELLCPRHRCVLEPKGATGAGYGPPGGLELQLAALGLRAPGAKGPAACPCVGPPAAEETSDALLVLEALEPDETESCSEDEPGSPAHNESLEPPRGATARRAAMPGPGAAGGRKGSLRVRLSRLFRTKSCSGGSVPGDGNGGNRRGTELTGSAQSLSDGGGARGRGQEEGRKHRLTRTQSAFSPVVFSPLFTGETVSLVDVDISQRGLSSPHPPTPPPPPRRSLSLLDAFPRIVPLRPTEPAPTQPTPHLQCPLYRPDSSSFAASLRELEKCGWYWGPMNWEDAEMKLKGKPDGSFLVRDSSDPRYILSLSFRSQGITHHTRMEHYRGTFSLWCHPKFEDRCQSVVEFIKRAIMHSKNGKFLYFLRSRVPGLPPTPVQLLYPVSRFSNVKSLQHLCRFRIRQLVRIDHIPELPLPKPLISYIRKFYYYDPQEEVYLSLKEAQLISRQKQDAESST from the exons ATGCAACGAGACGGGGAGGCGGCGGCTGCGGCCTCTTACCGGGTGCTCAGCCGCCTGCTCGGTTATGGGGCCGGGCAGGAAACGGGAGCGGCGGGCGGCCCCGGTAACGGAGCGGTGGTTGTAGGGTTACAAGGCCCCGGTGGAGTGAGGCTGCCGGTACCCGCACCGGGAGGGGCCGCTCGGCCGCCGCCGCAGCTGATGGTGTTCAGGAATACGGCTGAGAACCGGACCGGGAACGAGGAGGAGGAGACAACGGGCGGCGGGGAGGGACCGGAGGGTGGAACCGAGCTGCTGTGCCCGCGGCATCGTTGTGTGTTAGAGCCTAAAGGGGCAACCGGAGCCGGTTATGGGCCGCCCggggggctggagctgcagctggccGCCCTCGGGTTGAGGGCACCGGGAGCGAAAGGCCCCGCTGCGTGTCCGTGTGTCGGTCCGCCCGCTGCTGAAGAGACGAGCGACGCGCTGCTGGTGCTCGAAGCGTTGGAGCCCGATGAAACCGAGAGCTGCTCCGAGGATGAACCGGGCAGCCCCGCTCATAACGAATCGTTGGAGCCGCCCCGAGGAGccacagcaaggagagcagcGATGCCCGGCCCCGGTGCTGcgggaggaaggaagggatcGCTGAGGGTTCGGCTCAGCCGCTTGTTCCGCACCAAGAGCTGCAGCGGAGGGTCGGTACCGGGGGATGGGAACGGAGGGAACCGGCGGGGAACGGAGCTGACGGGCTCGGCTCAAAGCCTGAGCGACGGCGGAGGGGCCCGGGGCCGcgggcaggaggagggaag GAAACACAGACTGACAAGAACTCAAAGTGCCTTTTCCCCGGTTGTTTTCAGCCCCCTCTTCACAG GTGAAACAGTGTCTCTGGTGGACGTGGACATCTCTCAACGAGGACTCAGCTCCCCTCACCCTccgactccaccacctcctccacGCCGAAGCCTCAGCCTGCTGG ATGCCTTCCCACGGATCGTTCCCCTCCGACCAACAGAACCAGCACCcacccagcccaccccacacCTCCAGTGCCCGCTGTACCGCCCGGACTCGAGCAGCTTTGCAGCCAGCTTACGAGAGCTGGAGAAG TGCGGGTGGTATTGGGGACCAATGAACTGGGAGGACGCAGAGATGAAATTGAAGGGGAAACCAGATGGATCCTTCCTGGTACGGGACAGTTCTGACCCCCGTTACATCCTGAGCCTCAGCTTCCGATCGCAGGGCATCACCCACCACACCAGGATGGAGCACTACAGAG GGACCTTCAGCCTGTGGTGCCATCCCAAGTTTGAAGATCGCTGCCAATCCGTGGTGGAGTTCATCAAGAGAGCCATCATGCACTCCAAAAATGGGAAGTTTCTCTATTTCCTCCGATCCAGGGTTCCAG GTCTCCCTCCGACACCCGTCCAGCTCCTGTATCCCGTCTCCAGGTTCAGCAATGTTAAATCTCTCCAGCACCTTTGTCGCTTTCGGATCAGGCAGTTGGTCCGGATCGACCACATCCCTGAGCTGCCGCTGCCCAA GCCCCTCATCTCCTATATACGCAAGTTCTACTACTACGACCCTCAGGAGGAGGTGTACCTGTCATTAAAGGAGGCTCAGCTCATCTCCAGACAGAAACAAGATGCTGAATCCTCCACGTAG